The proteins below are encoded in one region of Lactuca sativa cultivar Salinas chromosome 3, Lsat_Salinas_v11, whole genome shotgun sequence:
- the LOC111918832 gene encoding putative disease resistance protein At3g14460 yields the protein MAGIISALYSLFCDKLASEAFKQFARFKKIDADDVEKLKISLIKIKDLLNDASQKEIRQEAIKEWLNSLQHLAYDIDDLLDELSTEAMHREFTEESGTSSKVRKLLPSARMHDKFGNITIKLQELFEEKYKLGLSVIGESPKHRNRRLETSLVDASSIIGRKDEKDALIHKLYEPCDRNFSIVPIVGMGGVGKTTLARLLYDEMQGKDHFELMAWVCVSDEFDIFNISNIIFQSIGGGNQEFKDLNLLQVALREKISNKRFLLVLDDVWSESYTDWEILAGPFLAGAPGSKVIMTTRKMSLLTQLGNNEPYHLPILSDESALSLFCQHALGDKNFDSHPILKPYGECIVRKCNGLPLALKALGRLLRTKIDEEDWKEVLNSEIWSLEKGDGIVPALRLSYHDLSPCLKQLFAYCSLFPKDFEFDKEKLIMLWMAEGFLQSTTNKTMERLGLEYFNALWSRSFFQPAPNDRSLFVMHDLMSDLATSVAGEFFSRLDIGAEKEYRDESFEKYRHLSFVREQYMVSARFEPLKGAKSLRTLLAVSVGVIKSWQRFYLSNKVLKNLLQEFPLLRVLSLSHLGISEVPEFIGSLKHLRYLNLSRTDIKLLPENVCNLYNLQTLILFGCESLTKLPNSFLKLKNLRHLDIRNTPSLKKMPLGIGELKGLQTLSKIIIGGENGFAITELKNLQNLHGKISIWGLGNVQNEKEARGSQLSQKRLTELELDWGYGLLQKRLSMLEFAVSFGDSELNVFRKQTHDNEVLTDLKPQADSLKKLEIVSYAGREFPNWVGDPSFLGLTHVSIYGCEECTSLPELGQLPSLKDLYIGKMSKVKVVGWELLGTGVAFPSLEILTFDSMPTWEVWSTNNNGVVDAAVFPCLKKLLILFCPNLVEVSLEKLPLLRVMTVKGCGHGVLTSLVHVASSFTKLILHDISGLTHEVWGGVMKYLGEVEEVTIKCCSEIRYLWESEAEAGKLLANLRRLEVRYCSNLVSLGEKEEDNCGSNLTYLTWLWVSGCASLQHCSCPDSLDSLTILTCDSITSVSFPTGGGQNLKAVFIQNCKKLKSMNELKYFIHLTEFGIKDCPSLESFPFPDQELPNLASLTHLQIQNCTSMDASFPGGLWPPKLCHLTIGGLKKPMSEWGPQSFPTSLGYLHLYGGPYEEVTDFSRLSGLFPSSLTSLCIERFEKLESVSTGLQHLASLQHLSIVKCPKMMDLREKLLPSLLSLEIIESPNLKTKINIGGSYWPVVSLIPCLWG from the coding sequence ATGGCTGGAATCATTTCTGCCCTGTACTCTTTGTTCTGTGACAAGCTGGCCTCCGAAGCCTTCAAGCAGTTTGCTCGTTTCAAGAAAATTGATGCCGACGACGTGGAGAAGTTAAAGATATCATTAATCAAGATCAAAGATCTGCTTAATGATGCTTCTCAGAAGGAAATACGTCAGGAAGCTATTAAAGAATGGCTGAATAGTCTCCAACATTTGGCTTACGACATAGACGATCTACTTGACGAATTGTCAACGGAAGCTATGCATCGTGAGTTCACAGAGGAATCCGGAACCTCAAGCAAGGTAAGAAAGCTCTTACCAAGTGCTAGAATGCATGACAAGTTTGGAAATATCACCATCAAGTTACAAGAACTGTTTGAGGAAAAATATAAGCTTGGTTTGAGTGTGATAGGTGAAAGCCCAAAACATAGAAATAGAAGGTTAGAGACCTCTCTGGTAGATGCATCTAGTATTATTGGACGCAAAGATGAAAAGGATGCTTTGATCCACAAGCTATATGAACCATGTGATAGAAACTTTAGCATCGTGCCCATAGTTGGTATGGGTGGGGTAGGTAAGACCACTCTCGCTAGACTTTTGTATGATGAAATGCAAGGGAAGGATCATTTTGAACTCATGGCGTGGGTCTGTGTTTCTGATGAGTTTGATATCTTCAATATAAGCAATATTATTTTTCAATCAATAGGCGGGGGCAACCAAGAATTTAAGGATTTAAATCTACTTCAAGTAGCTTTAAGAGAGAAGATCTCAAATAAGCGATTTCTGCTTGTTTTAGATGATGTGTGGAGTGAAAGCTATACGGATTGGGAAATCCTAGCAGGGCCATTTCTTGCAGGGGCACCCGGAAGTAAAGTTATCATGACGACCCGGAAGATGTCGTTGTTAACCCAACTTGGTAACAATGAACCTTATCATTTGCCTATTCTATCTGATGAAAGTGCTTTATCCTTATTTTGTCAGCATGCATTGGGAGATAAAAACTTTGATTCACATCCGATACTTAAACCATATGGTGAATGTATTGTCAGAAAATGTAATGGGTTGCCGTTGGCTTTGAAAGCACTTGGGAGGTTATTAAGGACAAAAATAGATGAGGAAGACTGGAAAGAAGTGCTGAATAGTGAGATATGGAGTCTAGAAAAGGGAGATGGGATTGTTCCAGCTCTCAGATTAAGCTACCATGATCTCTCTCCATGTTTGAAGCAGTTGTTTGCATACTGCTCCTTGTTCCCCAAGGACTTTGAGTTTGACAAGGAGAAGTTGATTATGTTGTGGATGGCAGAAGGTTTTTTGCAATCAACGACAAACAAGACAATGGAACGCTTGGGTCTCGAGTATTTTAATGCGTTGTGGTCAAGGTCATTTTTTCAACCTGCACCAAATGACAGATCGTTGTTTGTGATGCATGATCTCATGAGTGACTTGGCCACATCTGTTGCTGGAGAGTTTTTTTCAAGGTTAGACATCGGGGCGGAGAAAGAATATAGGGATGAATCATTTGAAAAGTACCGCCATTTGTCATTTGTTCGTGAGCAATATATGGTTTCCGCAAGGTTCGAGCCACTAAAAGGAGCTAAAAGTTTGAGAACATTATTAGCGGTATCTGTTGGGGTGATAAAAAGTTGGCAAAGATTCTACTTATCGAATAAGGTCCTGAAGAACTTACTTCAGGAGTTTCCATTGTTAAGGGTCCTAAGTTTGAGTCATCTTGGCATAAGCGAGGTACCCGAATTCATTGGCAGTCTAAAGCACTTGCGGTATCTGAATTTATCTCGAACTGATATCAAGCTTTTACCAGAAAATGTCTGCAATCTTTATAATCTCCAGACATTGATCCTTTTTGGCTGTGAAAGTTTAACTAAGTTGCCCAACAGCTtcttaaagcttaaaaacttgAGGCATTTGGACATTAGGAATACTCCAAGTTTGAAGAAGATGCCCTTAGGGATTGGTGAGTTGAAAGGCCTACAAACTCTCTCCAAGATCATAATTGGAGGTGAAAACGGATTTGCAATAACCGAGCTTAAAAACTTGCAAAATCTCCATGGGAAAATTTCCATTTGGGGGCTGGGCAATGTACAAAATGAAAAGGAGGCACGTGGCTCACAATTATCACAAAAGAGGCTTACTGAGTTAGAGTTGGATTGGGGTTATGGGTTATTGCAAAAGAGGCTTAGTATGTTGGAGTTTGCTGTGAGTTTTGGAGATTCTGAGTTGAACGTTTTTCGAAAGCAGACACATGATAATGAGGTCCTTACTGACCTGAAGCCTCAAGCTGATAGTTTGAAGAAGCTTGAAATTGTGTCATATGCGGGTAGAGAGTTTCCTAATTGGGTTGGCGATCCTTCATTTCTTGGGTTGACTCACGTGTCGATATATGGGTGTGAAGAATGTACATCTCTACCAGAACTTGGGCAACTACCATCACTTAAGGACTTGTATATTGGGAAGATGAGTAAGGTGAAAGTTGTAGGTTGGGAGTTGCTTGGAACAGGTGTTGCATTCCCTTCCCTTGAAATTCTGACTTTTGATAGTATGCCAACATGGGAGGTATGGTCAACCAATAACAATGGGGTTGTAGATGCAGCAGTGTTTCCATGCCTTAAAAAGCTTCTTATTCTATTTTGTCCTAATCTGGTTGAAGTCTCACTTGAAAAACTACCTTTACTCAGAGTTATGACAGTAAAAGGATGTGGTCATGGTGTGTTGACAAGCCTGGTTCATGTCGCTTCATCATTCACCAAGTTGATATTACATGATATTTCAGGTCTTACTCATGAAGTGTGGGGAGGTGTTATGAAGTATCTTGGGGAAGTTGAAGAAGTAACAATAAAATGCTGTAGTGAAATACGATACTTGTGGGAATCTGAAGCAGAGGCAGGTAAGCTTCTTGCGAATTTAAGGAGGTTGGAGGTACGTTATTGTTCAAATTTGGTGAGTTTAGGAGAGAAAGAGGAGGATAATTGTGGGAGCAACTTAACATATCTTACGTGGTTGTGGGTATCTGGTTGTGCCAGCTTACAGCATTGCAGCTGTCCAGATAGCCTTGACTCATTGACTATTTTGACCTGTGATTCAATTACATCTGTGTCTTTCCCAACAGGAGGAGGGCAGAATCTCAAGGCAGTTTTCATCCAGAACTGCAAGAAACTTAAATCGATGAATGAATTGAAGTACTTCATCCATCTGACAGAATTCGGAATAAAAGATTGTCCAAGTCTGGAGTCATTTCCATTTCCTGACCAAGAGTTGCCGAATCTTGCCTCGTTAACACATTTGCAAATACAAAACTGTACAAGTATGGATGCTTCCTTTCCTGGTGGGCTTTGGCCACCAAAACTGTGTCACCTTACCATAGGAGGGTTGAAGAAGCCCATGTCAGAGTGGGGCCCACAGAGTTTTCCAACCTCACTTGGTTACCTACATCTATATGGCGGACCATATGAAGAAGTGACTGATTTTAGTCGGTTGTCCGGTCTTTTTCCTTCATCTCTTACTTCTCTTTGCATAGAAAGATTTGAGAAATTGGAATCAGTTTCAACGGGACTCCAACACCTCGCCTCCCTCCAACATCTCAGCATTGTCAAGTGCCCAAAGATGATGGATCTACGTGAAAAGTTGTTGCCTTCGCTTTTGAGTTTGGAAATTATTGAATCCCCAAATCTGAAAACAAAGATTAATATAGGAGGCTCGTATTGGCCAGTCGTCTCTCTAATCCCCTGCCTCTGGGGATGA